TATGTTGCAGAAGCGCTCCTTCCAGTGTACACTCGCCTCTCAGATCGAAAGCTGTTGGAGCGCTGCCAAAgaggcaaaactcaaaactcgaaTGAGAGCCTTCATTCAGTGATCTGGTCGCTTGTACCGAAAACCAAGCATGCCTCGCTCTTCACAGTCGAAACTGCTGTTGCGGAAGCGGTTGCTCGGTTCAATGCTGGAAAGAAACGTGCTTCTGAGGCCATTTTGAAGGAGCTGCATTTGAACCAAGGCAACACAGATGTTGAAAGATGTCTGCAAAAGGACCAGCAGCGGCTAGCGGCATGTGACAAAAAGCATACCAGAGcagaagacttcaagaatgccATGAAGAAGAGGCGTGTGAAAGAGAGCGATGGTGATTATGAGCCTGGTGGCTTCTAGAGCAAAAAGGGCTCCCATCTGTTGCTTTTTTGGCAAGAATTAAACCTATATATAGTCTTCAAActtctttttgtgttttctcAAAATCAGTTTTTTGCCTATGTGCTATACTGTTGCCCACAGTATCTTTTGATCTAGTGATCAGATTTCAACGATTCTTGTTGCAATTGACAGCTTACGAGTTCCTATACACAATAAGACTACTAAAATTTGTATTTAGTCAAGAGAAAATTTTTTATGCGCTGATAAATCTCATGAAAATTCCCATGTTCCCAACCATTATATTACATATGGCAATAACTTTTATAAAAATAGAGCTAAAATTACAGTGATAGTATAGTTGTGATCCTTGATTATTCTAGACTATGTCCATATAAAGTGTTCAAGGATATTTAATGATTAAATTGCAGAATAATTGGGCAATCCAACTATTCATTATTTATTCAATATCTCTAAAACTACTTGAGATAAAAGAAAACGGATTGCATATATCTTCACAGCAGGTTAAAAGATACGTTGCCTGAAAATTTCATTTGAATACAATAATAAACAGAAAATTTTTTTAGAACACCAGGGTCTCCCCTTAATAATGAATAATTGTTGTGAAATTGCGAGAAAATAAGCTTATTTACTTTGGATGCCTATGCTGCTTGCTTACGCAGTGGTAAAACTCGCCTAGAAGTTCGGCAGCATTGTTTTTGTCttgcacaaaaaataaacaactGGTCGTGTCAGTAAGTTATAACAGACCAGTGTCAAAAGAGTAACCATCAACCTTGGTACCTTCTCAGCATATGATTGTAGACATATACAGTGAAACTTCGCTGTTACGCTGCTTTTCATCGGTCCGGGAATAGCTTCTGTAGAATTTCATGTATTGGGAACCCTGCTGTTACATGTTATTCCTGCTGTGGACGCTGCAGTCGCCATCGATGCGATCATCTATGGCGACGACAAAGCTCTAAAGGTGCGCTCACATCCAATGCTCATAAAGCAAAAGCGCTGCTTGCCACAACTGCTACGATCAGAATTGAGGTAGAGACAATCATAGACAATCATCACCGCAGTTTTGAAGGCATGTGTGCAGCCAGTGTAGACAGGCTGAAACGAATCTACCGTATCCCATAACCACTGCGCATGAAATAGAGGTCACTATCAACGTGATCATCACTAGTGACTATGCAGCTCTGAAGGTACCCAGTTCACACAGTGATAGGTTAATggtaggggtgtgcgaatataaAATTTTTCGAATAcgaatcgaatacgaatattCATGTTCGAATATCGAATCGAATATCGAATATCAAAGGACAAATGCCTCCACAGTAACAATAATTTAAGATGTATTTATCTAAAAAATACACAACAGCCTGTCTGTTAACACAACATACACTGTTATTTGGAACACAATGCAAATAATGACTAGCTGTTATTATGAAACATAATGACTACATGTTATCATGGAGGAATATGAGTTGCTCCACATGATCAGGCAGGAGGCGCTCCCTCCGAACAGAGACAACCTCCACTGCTACTGAAAAGGCACGCTCGCTTGGAACTGAAGTGGCTGGTATGGGCAAGTACTTGGGGCAAAGCTTTGCCAGAATGGGGTATCTGAAGGTGCCCACAGTCCGCCACCAGTCACATGGGTCACTGTCTTTCTTCAGTAGGGCTtcttcagaatacgctttaatttCCCATTCTGAAGTAGACAGTGGTGTACTtgctacttgactacttgcaagaTTATCAAATGCACTCCAAACATCAGAGGATGGCTGCACAAACTGTTGTGGCTCCTGCACTTTTGCTGTTGGCTGCACGACTTCCACAGCAGGGCATAGGGCAACATCCTGAAGCACCAGATCTTTCAGCCACACcaacttttgtttgttgtttctgAATACCGTTGACTTGAAGCGTGGGTCCAAAAACATAGCCAAGCATGCTTCTTTGTCCTCGGTATATAAGGGGAATCTGGTATTGAGAGACCTTGCCAGTTCCTTATGAAAGCCTGTTGTGCCGCAAAAGTTGCTGAGGCAACTTAGCATACCAAAAATAATTGGTATCTGAGTGGAAAGTGATGGGTATTTGTCTGCGCTAGTTATCACAGTTGCATCATATAAGGGCTTCAGTGCGTCCAGATATTCAAGAGCCTCTTTCCATTCTGCTGAGCAGAGACCATCAATGCTGCAATTTGACGTTGCCAGCTCAACAGAGACAGCCTCCTTCAATTCCAAGAGGCGGGACAGCATTAGGTATTGGCTGTTCCACCTCGTATCTACATCTTGCACCAGACGAAGTGGATCCTTGCCCATCTTCTTCTGGTACTCATCTAATCTCTTTTGCGCAGACGAGCTGTGCTTATAGTGGCCCACGATGTGCCTCGCTTTCTTGCACAGACGGCCAATTGACGGTGTGTTGGAGATTGCATCGTGAATTGC
Above is a window of Rhipicephalus microplus isolate Deutch F79 chromosome 1, USDA_Rmic, whole genome shotgun sequence DNA encoding:
- the LOC142774745 gene encoding zinc finger BED domain-containing protein 4-like, translated to MADSGGYDDSPVKRRNNQDTAPKRRERSAIWKHFVKTSSSLAQCKTCGATLKTPTGTTSPLVNHLKQHPTAMKEYRMTAAGAPEKDQSMIFDFVHRTDPLSEKKTQALNAKVAATVALDLQPYSFVEDHGFKELMAEAVPNYRLPSRTTLSRTLVPRLFDDTRKKVKDELSSAFEGGTSAVTFTSDMWTSRANESYVSFTCHLLTPSFRMKWFTLNTRHMELVSHSAENIAQMLVEMCAEWEIPDGCRKHIVTDNGRNIRAAVRRLPWTERACFAHTLQLAIHDAISNTPSIGRLCKKARHIVGHYKHSSSAQKRLDEYQKKMGKDPLRLVQDVDTRWNSQYLMLSRLLELKEAVSVELATSNCSIDGLCSAEWKEALEYLDALKPLYDATVITSADKYPSLSTQIPIIFGMLSCLSNFCGTTGFHKELARSLNTRFPLYTEDKEACLAMFLDPRFKSTVFRNNKQKLVWLKDLVLQDVALCPAVEVVQPTAKVQEPQQFVQPSSDVWSAFDNLASSQVASTPLSTSEWEIKAYSEEALLKKDSDPCDWWRTVGTFRYPILAKLCPKYLPIPATSVPSERAFSVAVEVVSVRRERLLPDHVEQLIFLHDNM